In Lacerta agilis isolate rLacAgi1 chromosome 8, rLacAgi1.pri, whole genome shotgun sequence, one genomic interval encodes:
- the LOC117051646 gene encoding interferon-inducible GTPase 5-like → MDPAVTIETLRKDLAEVKSALDQKNFEAVSAEAQQQSNLLNNITLAIAITGRSGAGKSSFVNALRGMKDRGEGAALTGVTETTMVPQEYSHPTFPNFKIWDLPGIGTTKFSAKEYLTKVNFSNYDFFIIVSSGRFTEDDTKLALEIQENNKKFYYVRSKVDIDIDNDRRSKGIDVGDTHEMMQSEKETLETIRKDSYNNLKALGVSSPRVFLISRWDLSKYDFPLLQETFEKEQDEIKRDVLILCLPILTKDSLKKKKAAMESLIWKKAMVSCSVGLIPVPFLSLGFDVGIVVSTMRDICKVFCLDENSLNILANRVGKDVEELKSVIEHTPSTGKITTEFIMDFLKRSPVWGTITAVELVLDFIPLLGALYGGGSSFATTFYMLKNFLENAVKDAEKVQAKAAEPKRRK, encoded by the coding sequence ATGGATCCTGCCGTAACAATAGAAACCTTAAGAAAAGACCTTGCTGAAGTGAAATCTGCTTTGGATCAAAAAAATTTCGAAGCTGTTTCAGCTGAAGCTCAACAGCAGTCAAATTTATTAAATAACATCACCTTGGCAATTGCCATCACAGGAAGATCAGGTGCTGGGAAATCATCTTTTGTCAATGCCCTGCGAGGAATGAAAGATCGTGGGGAGGGTGCAGCTCTGACGGGGGTGACAGAAACAACAATGGTACCACAAGAATATTCACACCCCACATTCCCCAATTTCAAAATTTGGGATCTACCAGGAATTGGAACAACTAAATTTAGTGCAAAGGAATACCTAACGAAGGTCAATTTCAGCAATTATGATTTTTTCATCATCGTCTCCTCGGGACGCTTCACtgaagatgacaccaaattggctCTTGAGATCCAGGAAAATAATAAGAAATTCTACTATGTGCGCAGCAAAGTGGATATCGATATAGATAATGACAGGCGGTCAAAAGGCATTGATGTGGGGGACACCCATGAGATGATGCAGTCTGAGAAGGAAACTCTTGAAACTATACGGAAAGATAGCTATAATAATTTGAAGGCGTTAGGTGTGTCTTCTCCAAGGGTCTTTCTGATATCGAGGTGGGATTTGAGCAAGTATGATTTCCCCCTGCTTCAAGAGACCTTTGAAAAGGAACAGGATGAAATCAAgagagatgttttaattttgtgtcTTCCAATTTTAACAAAAGAtagccttaaaaagaaaaaggctgcTATGGAGAGCCTGATATGGAAAAAAGCAATGGTGAGTTGTAGTGTTGGGTTGATTCCTGTCCCATTCCTTTCGCTTGGTTTTGACGTTGGCATTGTGGTTTCGACAATGAGGGATATCTGCAAAGTTTTTTGTTTGGATGAAAATTCCCTCAATATACTAGCAAACCGAGTGGGGAAAGATGTTGAGGAGTTGAAATCTGTTATTGAACATACCCCAAGCACTGGTAAGATCACGACAGAATTCATCATGGATTTCTTGAAGAGGTCACCAGTGTGGGGAACAATCACAGCAGTAGAGCTGGTTCTGGATTTCATACCCCTGCTGGGGGCTCTCTATGGTGGGGGCAGTTCTTTTGCTACCACATTCTACATGCTGAAGAATTTCCTGGAAAACGCTGTGAAAGATGCAGAGAAAGTTCAGGCAAAGGCTGCTGAGCCTAAGAGACGCAAGTAA